Below is a window of Syntrophomonas wolfei subsp. wolfei str. Goettingen G311 DNA.
ACCACTGCCTGAATAGTGCATTAAGGGTAGTATCGCTTTTTTTAGCCTTTTTCCTGGCTCTCTCGATCAGGTGTTCCTCTGCACTCAAAGTAATATTCTTCAACATAATTTCACCTCTTCTGTAGTGTACACTTTTATCGTGTTAAACACAACCAGCGATGAAAAGCGAGTTAGCAGCGGGGGACATATTTCATCTCGTTATATAAACCCAATTTTTTAATCTCTATTCGCTAAACAACTTTTGACTTACACGCATTTTCTGATAGAATTAAGGCAGCATCTGATTTAACTTGAAACCCCTACAGATTCCAAAACCATAGCTCATGAAGAGACTATGCTTGATGGAGGTGAGAACTTGAATAAAAGCGATTGCTTGTTCTGCAAAATTGTAAACCGCGAGATTCCCGCTGAGCTTGTTTATGAAGACGAGAGAATAGTGGCGATTAAGGATATCAATCCGGCTGCTCCGGTACATATTTTGCTAATCCCCCGTGAGCACATCGTTTCTCTGGATCAGGCTTCCAATGAAAATGTAGAGTTGTTGGGTTACATTCAGACAACTGCGGCTAAACTAGCCCGGGAGCTGGGCATAGCTGATAAAGGTTATCGCTTGGTTAACAACTGTGGAGAATGGGGAGGTCAGTCGGTTTTACACCTGCACTATCATTTGCTGGGAGGCAGGCAACTGGCTTGGCCGCCAGGCTAATCTTGACTACCAAGCATATTAAATAGTAAAATAGAGTGGTATTTACTTAAAGCTGGTCGGTTGAGGGGAGGGAAATAATGAGCGAAGTAAAAGTCGGGAAAAACGAATCCCTTGACAGTGCCTTAAAGAGATTTAAACGTTCCTGTCAGAAGGCAGGGGTTTTACAAGATATTAGGAAACACGAACACTATGAAAAACCGAGTATTAAGAAAAAGAAAAAATCAGAAGCGGCCCGCAAAAAGAAAAGATTCTAATACCGCTCAATAGCTGAAATTCAGCAACTACGGTCTTTCCGGTACCAGAACGATAATAGAATAAAGTGTTTTAAGAGTCTGGTAAGTAAAGCTTTACCAGACTCTTTGATATTTTGGCTGATTGAGCTGTTAAATGATATTGGCGCTGATTAATTTGACGCGCAAACACAGATTGTTTATGATTTTGGCATAAAGAAATAAAGATAATGCAAAATATGATTCCGCTGCAAAAGTAATAAATATGCATTAAACTTGCATAAATATTCCGCTCCAGCGTCCTTAATAGCGACCGCAGGGAGCATCAGTTGTGCCCGACAGGGCGCTACGCATGGGCAACACCAACGCTCGTTTTGCATATTTATGCAACCCCACGCAGCAAAAGGGGGTTTTTGCAGTAGAGTCAAAGCATTTATTAAAATTTAAATGAGGGATGATTTAAAGATGGGTTTTATGAACAAAGGTATGCGTAATCCCCGGCAAAAAAAGCTGGTTTATATCCTGGTTGGACTGGTAATCCTATCCTTCCTGGTCAGTATTGTGGCAGTAGGGTTCTATTAGAAAAGAGCCATATAATAACCTCCCCCGGGCAATGCTGTTTTCCATAGCTTCCAGCTCGACCATGATTAGTTCTCCGGTCAGCTCATCAATCAGTTCCCGGGGGGAAGAAAACTCCAGTTCTAAATAGTTATCGCTAAGACCCCGGAAAGAGTCTTCTCCTACTATCTGCTCTACCAGCACTTCCAGTTCCTGTCCCAGCTGCTGGTTTATGAAACTCCGCTTTTTTGCTTCAGCCAGTTGTATTAGTTCGGCGCTTCTCATTTCTTTTTCTCTGTCACTGACCTGAGGTTCCATTTTAGCGGCAGCCGTTCCCGGTCGTTTTGAGTATTTAAATACATGCAAGTCCAGTACGGGTAAATCCTGTAACAAAGCCAGGGTATCCTGGTAATCCTTCTTTTCTTCACCGGGAAAGCCCACCATTACATCGGCGGTTACGGCCGCTCCCTTTACTCTCTGTACTATATGCTGAACCAGTTTGTAATAGAATTCCCGGTCATAACGGCGGTTCATGGCCCGCAATATGCGGCTGCTTCCACTCTGCAAGGGAATATGAAAGTGACGGCAAAGCCTTTCTCCGCCGGCTGCCATCTCCAACAACTCCTCGTCTATCTCCACAGGCTCCAGGGAACTCAACCTGATGCGGTAATTACCTTCCACCCGAGCGAAAAGCAACCGCAGCAATCTACTAAGGTTCCAATCTTCCAGGTCATTTCCATAAAGCCCGGTATGAATACCGGTCAATACGATTTCGTGATATCCCAGATCCACCAGTTGCTGCAACTCGGCTGCCACATCTTCTGGCAGTTTGCTCCGGGAAGGACCGCGGGCAAAAGGGACGATACAGTAAGAACAATAACTCTGGCATCCATCCTGAATCTTGACAAAAGCTCGGGATCTTTCATGCCGCTTAGAATAGATAACCGGGGGGAGCTTTTTTCCCGCCACCAGCGGTGGGCATACAATAAGGGGCTCCGACTCGCTCCTACTGCTTACCTGTCCTTCAATCAGTTCGAGAATAGCTTCTTTTTGCTGACTGCCTACTATTAGATTCAGTCCGGGTATGGCTGCCAGTTGCGCGGCATCTACCTGGGCCAGGCAACCGGTAGCAACGACCATCGCTCCCGGATTCCTTCTGGCAGCACGGCGCAGCATGGCTCTGGATTTGCGGTCGCTGCTGTGAGTCACAGTGCAGGTGTTAACGATGTACAAATCCGCGCTTTCATTGAAGTCAACCAGTTGATAGCCTCTTTGTATGAACTTTTCCTTCAGCTGTTCTGTTTCTACCTGGTTTACTTTGCATCCCAGGGTATGAAAAGCTACTTTTTTCATAATTGTCTCCCATCTCATGCACTCAGCACAGCCCCTTGCTTCAGCCGAGTTCACCATATTCGTACATAATGATGCCGCAGGCGAGCAGGCTGGCGGTTTCCGTTCGCAAGGTCCTGGGGCCCAGGCCTGCTATAAACCAACCCTGTCTTCTGGCTATTTCGACTTCTGCCGGGGAAAAGCCCCCTTCCGGCCCTATAATGAGAAAAAGACCCTGGGTGCAAAAATTTTCCCGCTGCTCCCTTAATAGCGTACGAAAATAGGCTTCCCGCTCCTGTTCATAGCAGAGCAGGGCCGGTTTATCCCCTATTTGAGCCATAAGAGCGGGAAAATCCAAGATAGGCTTAACTTCTGGAATATGGTTGCGGCCACATTGCTTGCAGGCTTCCTGCGCAATCTTCTGCCAGCGTTTTATCTTCTTCCCTTCTTTCTCCTTATCGAAGCGGGCCACACTATGCTCACTTTGCAAGGGAATAAGGCTTCTTACTCCCAGTTCTACCGCTTTCTGAATAATAAAATCCATCTTCTCGCTCCGGGCTATACCTTGAACCAGAGTAAGATTAATGGCCAGGTCCTCCGCTGTTGTCTCCTGGGCAAGTATCTCAGCCTGCAAGATCTTCTGCTTTTTTTCCTGCAAGCGCACCTGGTATTCATTCCCGTTTCCATCAAAAACCTTGACTATATCACCAGACTTGAGACGCAAGACCTTTTCTATATGCCGGGTTTGCTCCTCATCAATCAAAACGCTATTACCCTTGATATTATCAGCAGAAACAAAAAAACGAGGCAAAGACTAGCACCCCATTCCCGGTTTATTCTTTCCGCGCCGCTACTCCTATCCAATCAACATCCTGGAGAACCTGCTCAATAACAAAGCCATGGGTTTTTAATTGCTTCTCCACTCCCGGCCAGCGGCTGTCGACAATTCCAGAACCAAAAAAATAGCCCCCGCTCTTTAAGACTTTGGCGGCTTCCGGAATTAAGCAAGTGACCACCTCGGCCGTAATATTGGCCGCAACCATATCTGCCTCGAATGTTTGAATTTCCTCCACAATATTCCCGAGCTTGACTGTAATAATGTCGCTCAGTCCGTTTAACTCAACATTTTCCCGGGCGATTTTTACCGACAATTCCTCAACATCCATGGCCAAGACCCGGGCTGCTCCCAGTTTGGCCGCGGCGATGGACAGGATACCAGAACCACAACCAGCGTCAATAAGCTTTTCTCCCCCTTTTACATAATGGTCAATAAACTTCATGCAAAAACGGGTGGACGCATGTATACCGGTGCCGAAAGCCATACCCGGGTCTATATCTATAACTACTTCCCCGCTTTGGGGTTGGTATTCTTCCCAGGAGGGCTTGATTACCAGGCGCTCGCCTATTTTGAAACGGTGATAATATTTTTTCCAGGAGCTCTCCCAGTCCTCATCTCTAACCTCATCAATAAAGACTTTACACTCAACATTAAAGTTCTCTTTGACTGTCTCCAGGCAGCTTTGCAACTCCTCCATAACTTCGCGTTCTTCCATAAAATAAGCTTTAATGAGCACAAACTCGTGATCGAGAAAGTCCGGCGAAACCAAATTGGGGTTCCATTCCTCCTGGTTTTCATATTTCCTGGCCGCCTGCGGGTCTTCTATAACTACTCCACCAGAACCGAGCCGGTGGAAGATTCCAGCTATTGCTTCAATACAAATTCCTTCGGTCAGAACAGCGATTTCTTTCCATTTCATTCCACTACACCCTCTATCCCATAGCATCTTTGAATTTTTCGAACAGGCCTTTCTTTCCTCCTTTTTCATCACTTTCCTCCGCAAACTGCAGGAGAATTTCCCTTTGCCTGCGGCTTAGCTTGCGAGGAATTTTGACCTCAATTTGCACCTTGAGGTCCCCGTTACGATGACTATGCAGGTGGGGAATACCTTTTCCTTTTACCGTTATAATATCCCCCGGCTGGGTCCCTTCCGGAATATGCAGCAAATGAACCGCGCCACCCAGTAGAGGAACTTCAACTTCGGTTCCCAGGGCCGCCTGTACAAAATCGATGGGCAGCTTGCATAGCAGGTTATAACCCTCTCTTTTAAAGGAAGCATGAGGCCGAACCAGTATTGTAATATAAAGGTCGCCTGAGGGTCCGCCTCTTATACCTTGCTCGCCTTCGCCCTGAACGCGAAGACGCGAACCACTGTCAATACCGGCTGGAATCCTAATATCAATTCTTCTGTTTTTCCTTTGTTCTCCGTTGCCCTTGCAGGCTGAACAGGCCTTCTCAATAATCTTGCCTTCACCCCGGCACTGGCTGCACGGCCGAGAAGTCTCAAAGCGGCCAAAAGGAGTGTTTTGCACCGTCCGCTGCTGCCCCGTGCCCCGGCAAGTAGGACAGGTCTTAACCTCGGAGCCTGGTTCCGCCCCACTGCCTTTGCACTTTTCACAGCGTTCCATCCGGGATATTTCGATCTCCTTTTCTATACCAAAAACGGCATCCTCAAAATTTATTTCCAGGCGTACCTCGCGGTCGGCACCCCGTTGTGGACCGGTTCTTCTGCGGGTTCCGGCGCCGCCGAAGAATATATCAAATATATCCCCAAAACCACCACCCATATCATCGAAGCCGCCAAAACCGCCGAAGCCTCCGGCTCCGTTGCGTGACGGGTCAAAAGCATCATGCCCGAAGCGATCATACAGTTCCCTTTTTTGGGGGTCACTTAAGACTTCATAGGCATCGGAGACCTCTTTGAATTTCTCTTCTGCCTGGGGATCGTCCCGGTTAACATCGGGATGCAGTTTCCGGGCTTTCTGCCGGTAAGCTTTCTTTATTTCTTCGGCACTGGCATTTTGAGAAATATCTAAAACTTCATAGTAATCACGCTTTGCGGACATCCTTTCCCACCTTCCTGAAAAACAGGCCTACCCGGACGACGGAAATCGCCGGGTATCACCCTCTCCCCCTAGTAAAATATGCCCTGGCAGCAGAAAACTAGTCTTCCTTTTTATCGTCATCTGCCACATTGTAGTCAGCATCAAAAACTTCGCCATCGCCAGCATCAGAAGGACCTGCACCGGCTTCCGCATTTTTGGCGGCTTCTTCATACATTTTGGTCGTAAACTTGAAAATTACCTCGGTCAAAGACTCGGTTTTCTTCTTTATATCCTCGATATCGCCGCCCTCCAGAGCCGTTTTCAGCTCATCGCGGGCTGCTTCAATCTCTTTTTTAGATTCCTCATCTATTTTTTCGCTGTATTCCTTAACGGTCTTTTCCGCCTGGTATATCATACTATCCGCCGCATTGCGGGCTTCGATTTCCTCCAACCGTTTCTCATCTTCCTCGGCAAACTTTTCGGCATCTTCTACCATGCGGTCGATTTCCTCATCGCTCAGGCCGCTGGAAGAGGTTATGGTGATTCTCTGCTCTTTGCCCGTGGCGGTATCTTTGGCGGTCACATTTACTATTCCATTGACATCTATATCAAATTTTACTTCAATCTGTGGTATTCCGCGAGGGGCTGAAGGTATTCCGCTTAACTGGAATCTCCCCAGGGTAACATTGTTGCCAGCCATCTTTCTTTCCCCCTGCAGCACATGAATATCCACCGAAGTCTGGTTATCCGCTGCAGTAGTAAATACCTGGCTCTTGGCCGTTGGAATAGTGGAATTACGGTCAATTATTCGGGTAAATACCCCCCCCAGAGTCTCGATTCCCAGGGAGAGAGGAGTAACATCAAGCAACACCACATCGGTAACTTCGCCGGTTAAAACCCCGGCCTGAATAGCGGCCCCAACCGCCACAACTTCATCCGGGTTTATTCCTTTAAAGGGTTCCCGACCGGTAATGTTCTTTATTGCTTCCTGTACCGCGGGTATTCTGGTGGAGCCCCCCACCAGTATCACCTTATCCAACTCGTTGGTCTTCAGGCCGGCATCTTTCATAGCCTGGCGAGCAGGCCCCATGGTCTTTTCCACTAGGTCGGCGGTCATTTCTTCGAACCGGGCCCGGGTCAAGGATTTTTCCAGATGCAACGGTCCTTCCTGAGTGGCCGTTATATAAGGAATGTTGATATCGGTGCTCATCACCCCGGAAAGCTCATGTTTAGCTTTTTCCGCCGCTTCCTTGAGACGATGCATGGCCATCTTGTCATTTCTAAGATCTACTCCCTGTTCTTTTTTGAATTCCTCTACCAGCCAGTTAATAATCCTCTCGTCAAAATCATCGCCCCCCAGGCGATTGTTACCGCTGGTGGCCTTGACCTCAAAAACCCCATCGCCGATTTCCAGTATGGATACATCAAAAGTACCTCCACCCAGGTCAAATACCAGGATGGTCTGGTTCTCATCCTTATCCAGCCCATAAGCCAGTGCTGCAGCGGTAGGTTCATTGATAATCCTCAAAACTTCCAGCCCGGCTATTTTCCCCGCATCTTTGGTTGCCTGCCGCTGGGAATCGGTAAAATAAGCGGGAACGGTGATTACCGCCTGGGTAATCTTTTCACCCAGATATGCTTCTGCATCAGTTTTTAACTTCTGCAAAACCATAGCCGATATTTCCTGGGGAGTATATTTTTTATTATCTATTTCAACTTTATAATCGGTACCCATTTTTCTTTTAATAGATAGTACCGTTCTGTCCGGATTGGTTACGGCCTGGCGTTTAGCTATCCTCCCCACCAGTCTTTCATTACTTTTGGAAAATCCCACCACCGAGGGGGTAATTCTTTCCCCTTCGGCATTGCTTATTACTTTGGCTTCATTTCCTTCCATTACGGCTATTACTGAGTTAGTTGTACCAAGGTCTATTCCTACAACCTTGCCCATTTGCCACACCTCCAATAATAATCTAAGCTAGTAACTCCCATAAAGGAGAGATTTGGATGTCAAAGATTATTTTGCATATCTATGCACTCATTCCCCCTTTCTCCCGGTTTCTTTAGGGGGAACTAGCTGTTGCTAACTTTAACCAGGCTGGGGCGAATAACCCGGCCATGCATTATGTAGCCCTTCTGAAACTCCTCAATTACCATGTTCTCCTGCTCTTCACTGCTGCCTTCCACCATCAGCGGCTGGTGATACATGGGATCGAAGGCTTTACCCACCGCTTCAATCGCCTCTACACCTTCGTTTTTTATTAATTCATGCAATTTCCGGGCTATCATTTCCACTCCTTTGTTCAAGGCTTCCAAATCCTGATTGGCATGGGAAACATCCAAAGCCCGGTCCAGGTCATCTATAACCAGCAGTAAATTTTTAATCAAGGGTAAGGTAGCAAATTTTATATATTCCTCTCGTTCCCGACCGGCCCGCTTTTTAATGTTCTCTTGCTCAGCCAGAGCCCGCAAATATAGGTCATAGTTCTCTTGTTTTTCTTCCTGTAGCCTGGCTAATTCTTCCTTAAGAGCCTGGATTTCTCCACCTTCCACAGTTGCGGATGGTTCAGCGCTTTCGATTATCCCTTGCCCATGTTCTTTTTCCAGTTCAAGTTCTTCCTTAGTCATAATTTATCACCTCTAATCCCAGTTCTCTGTGTTTTCCGAATGTTCCGGATCATTTTTCATTTTAATAATGGTATTTATCCTTAGGATAGCTACTGCCACCTCACCTGCTGCTTTAATAGCATGAATCTTTACCGTGGTGGGATCAACTATACCCTGCCGCATCATATCCATCAATTTGCCCTTTTCACAATCAATCCCGATGGAATCACTGCCGTTCTTTCTCTGGGCCACCACCACATCCCCCAGCTTTTCCAGCGGGTTGAAACCAGCATTGCTTATCAAACAGGAAAACGGCTTGAGCAAGGCTTCTTTTACACAGTTCACACCGAAGGAGGCCATGCCTTCAAGCTCCCGGGCCACTTCTTCCATATGCGCTGCCAGCCAAACCTCTGTGGCCCCTCCTCCGGGAACCACCCCTCCCTGCACTGCTGCCTGAACGGCGGCGGCGGCATCTTTGGCCATGCGTTCGCGCTCTTCGACCACTTCTTCCGTAGCCGCACCGATAAGAACGGTGGTCCAACTCTCTCCCTTGCCATCATATATATATATATATATGCTGCAGCTTCTCATCTACTTTAACCATCCGGGCTTTGCCTAAATATCCCTTAAGGCTATCCAAATCCCGGTTAAGAGCATTTCTTTTTATCTTCCTGGCAGCGGTATGCTGGCAAAGTTTCTCGATTTCCCGTGAAGATACCCTCTGTACCGCCATTATTCCTGCATCAGTCAGAAACTCTTCCGCCATATCATCAATACCGCGGTCGACCACTACCATTTTTACGCCCAGTTCAGGAATTTTACGCAGGTTTTCTTCGTAGTTGGCCCGGGCCTGCAGATAATACTGGAAACCGCTCTCACTCTTCATAGCTTCCCGTTCGATTTCTTCGGGCCCCAGGGCATCATCTATAACCAATATCAGCGGATTTTCCAAAACTGCCGGCATATCCTTATTCAC
It encodes the following:
- the rpsU gene encoding 30S ribosomal protein S21 gives rise to the protein MSEVKVGKNESLDSALKRFKRSCQKAGVLQDIRKHEHYEKPSIKKKKKSEAARKKKRF
- a CDS encoding 16S rRNA (uracil(1498)-N(3))-methyltransferase translates to MPRFFVSADNIKGNSVLIDEEQTRHIEKVLRLKSGDIVKVFDGNGNEYQVRLQEKKQKILQAEILAQETTAEDLAINLTLVQGIARSEKMDFIIQKAVELGVRSLIPLQSEHSVARFDKEKEGKKIKRWQKIAQEACKQCGRNHIPEVKPILDFPALMAQIGDKPALLCYEQEREAYFRTLLREQRENFCTQGLFLIIGPEGGFSPAEVEIARRQGWFIAGLGPRTLRTETASLLACGIIMYEYGELG
- the grpE gene encoding nucleotide exchange factor GrpE, giving the protein MTKEELELEKEHGQGIIESAEPSATVEGGEIQALKEELARLQEEKQENYDLYLRALAEQENIKKRAGREREEYIKFATLPLIKNLLLVIDDLDRALDVSHANQDLEALNKGVEMIARKLHELIKNEGVEAIEAVGKAFDPMYHQPLMVEGSSEEQENMVIEEFQKGYIMHGRVIRPSLVKVSNS
- the dnaK gene encoding molecular chaperone DnaK; the encoded protein is MGKVVGIDLGTTNSVIAVMEGNEAKVISNAEGERITPSVVGFSKSNERLVGRIAKRQAVTNPDRTVLSIKRKMGTDYKVEIDNKKYTPQEISAMVLQKLKTDAEAYLGEKITQAVITVPAYFTDSQRQATKDAGKIAGLEVLRIINEPTAAALAYGLDKDENQTILVFDLGGGTFDVSILEIGDGVFEVKATSGNNRLGGDDFDERIINWLVEEFKKEQGVDLRNDKMAMHRLKEAAEKAKHELSGVMSTDINIPYITATQEGPLHLEKSLTRARFEEMTADLVEKTMGPARQAMKDAGLKTNELDKVILVGGSTRIPAVQEAIKNITGREPFKGINPDEVVAVGAAIQAGVLTGEVTDVVLLDVTPLSLGIETLGGVFTRIIDRNSTIPTAKSQVFTTAADNQTSVDIHVLQGERKMAGNNVTLGRFQLSGIPSAPRGIPQIEVKFDIDVNGIVNVTAKDTATGKEQRITITSSSGLSDEEIDRMVEDAEKFAEEDEKRLEEIEARNAADSMIYQAEKTVKEYSEKIDEESKKEIEAARDELKTALEGGDIEDIKKKTESLTEVIFKFTTKMYEEAAKNAEAGAGPSDAGDGEVFDADYNVADDDKKED
- the dnaJ gene encoding molecular chaperone DnaJ, producing MSAKRDYYEVLDISQNASAEEIKKAYRQKARKLHPDVNRDDPQAEEKFKEVSDAYEVLSDPQKRELYDRFGHDAFDPSRNGAGGFGGFGGFDDMGGGFGDIFDIFFGGAGTRRRTGPQRGADREVRLEINFEDAVFGIEKEIEISRMERCEKCKGSGAEPGSEVKTCPTCRGTGQQRTVQNTPFGRFETSRPCSQCRGEGKIIEKACSACKGNGEQRKNRRIDIRIPAGIDSGSRLRVQGEGEQGIRGGPSGDLYITILVRPHASFKREGYNLLCKLPIDFVQAALGTEVEVPLLGGAVHLLHIPEGTQPGDIITVKGKGIPHLHSHRNGDLKVQIEVKIPRKLSRRQREILLQFAEESDEKGGKKGLFEKFKDAMG
- the prmA gene encoding 50S ribosomal protein L11 methyltransferase; this encodes MKWKEIAVLTEGICIEAIAGIFHRLGSGGVVIEDPQAARKYENQEEWNPNLVSPDFLDHEFVLIKAYFMEEREVMEELQSCLETVKENFNVECKVFIDEVRDEDWESSWKKYYHRFKIGERLVIKPSWEEYQPQSGEVVIDIDPGMAFGTGIHASTRFCMKFIDHYVKGGEKLIDAGCGSGILSIAAAKLGAARVLAMDVEELSVKIARENVELNGLSDIITVKLGNIVEEIQTFEADMVAANITAEVVTCLIPEAAKVLKSGGYFFGSGIVDSRWPGVEKQLKTHGFVIEQVLQDVDWIGVAARKE
- a CDS encoding TCP-1/cpn60 chaperonin family protein — encoded protein: MRSCSIYIYIYDGKGESWTTVLIGAATEEVVEERERMAKDAAAAVQAAVQGGVVPGGGATEVWLAAHMEEVARELEGMASFGVNCVKEALLKPFSCLISNAGFNPLEKLGDVVVAQRKNGSDSIGIDCEKGKLMDMMRQGIVDPTTVKIHAIKAAGEVAVAILRINTIIKMKNDPEHSENTENWD
- a CDS encoding histidine triad nucleotide-binding protein; its protein translation is MNKSDCLFCKIVNREIPAELVYEDERIVAIKDINPAAPVHILLIPREHIVSLDQASNENVELLGYIQTTAAKLARELGIADKGYRLVNNCGEWGGQSVLHLHYHLLGGRQLAWPPG
- the mtaB gene encoding tRNA (N(6)-L-threonylcarbamoyladenosine(37)-C(2))-methylthiotransferase MtaB, with translation MKKVAFHTLGCKVNQVETEQLKEKFIQRGYQLVDFNESADLYIVNTCTVTHSSDRKSRAMLRRAARRNPGAMVVATGCLAQVDAAQLAAIPGLNLIVGSQQKEAILELIEGQVSSRSESEPLIVCPPLVAGKKLPPVIYSKRHERSRAFVKIQDGCQSYCSYCIVPFARGPSRSKLPEDVAAELQQLVDLGYHEIVLTGIHTGLYGNDLEDWNLSRLLRLLFARVEGNYRIRLSSLEPVEIDEELLEMAAGGERLCRHFHIPLQSGSSRILRAMNRRYDREFYYKLVQHIVQRVKGAAVTADVMVGFPGEEKKDYQDTLALLQDLPVLDLHVFKYSKRPGTAAAKMEPQVSDREKEMRSAELIQLAEAKKRSFINQQLGQELEVLVEQIVGEDSFRGLSDNYLELEFSSPRELIDELTGELIMVELEAMENSIARGRLLYGSFLIEPYCHNTDQEG